Proteins encoded in a region of the Paucibacter sediminis genome:
- a CDS encoding glycoside hydrolase family 3 protein: MKHALTPWLAAATLLCAGAAGAAPAWPAAGSPFQRLPADEARIARIVAGMSLAQKVGQMTQPEIRHITPDEVRRFYIGSVLNGGGSWPGNNKYASVADWLRLAQAYHEASMQTDMAQPVPVIWGTDAVHGHNNVFGATLFPHNIGLGATRDAGLLREIGRATARAVRATGIQWTFAPTLAVVRDDRWGRTYESYAEDPAVVARLGGAYVRGLQDGLGGDAAILATAKHFIGDGGTAQGKDQGVNEASQAEMLAIHAQGYYAALAAGAQTVMASFNSWHDRAAGQDYGKLHGSQALLSGVLKQQMGFDGFIVSDWNGIAQLPGCSNASCPQAINAGIDMVMVPEDWQAFIANTVAQVQRGEIPLARIDDAVTRILRVKLRAGLFGQAPQDGRYAGRTEALQARALARRAVRESLVLLKNDGGVLPLARQRRVLVVGRAADSLEQQTGGWTLSWQGTGNRNSDFPAGETVLAGLRAALGEARVVYSPDGAGVNPAEFDAVVAVLGETPYAEGNGDIPPSGTLRHSARHPEELRLLQGLAGRGRPVITVFLSGRPLYVNDLLNLSDAFVAAWLPGSEGGGIADLLLRRADGRVGHDFKGRLPFSWPRGACQTPLNAGDGGQPLFALGHGLSYARPARLGQLALDAPASGGCGARTEMAIFERVAQAPYELLAISPGQRWPTRKLSDDLNGTEEIPAGRPELLVSTVQINTQQDAKLLRWQGPARLVAWSAQPALLSAYPDAALLFDLRLAQAPSGAVGLGMDCGAGCGGKFGQFDLRPLLRPLAVGDRLSLKIPLACFAALGVVLDRVEQPFMLSADAPFAAAIAHIRVQAGAARHADALRCEQLQPLLP; this comes from the coding sequence TTGAAACACGCGCTCACACCCTGGCTGGCCGCGGCCACGCTGCTGTGCGCCGGCGCCGCTGGCGCGGCGCCGGCCTGGCCCGCGGCCGGCAGCCCCTTCCAGCGGCTGCCGGCCGACGAGGCCCGCATCGCCCGCATCGTCGCCGGCATGAGCCTGGCGCAGAAGGTCGGGCAGATGACCCAGCCCGAGATCCGCCACATCACGCCCGACGAGGTGCGGCGCTTCTACATCGGCTCGGTGCTCAACGGCGGCGGCTCCTGGCCCGGCAACAACAAGTACGCCAGCGTGGCGGACTGGCTGCGGCTGGCCCAGGCCTATCACGAGGCCTCGATGCAGACCGACATGGCCCAGCCGGTGCCGGTGATCTGGGGCACCGATGCGGTCCACGGCCACAACAATGTGTTCGGCGCGACCCTGTTCCCGCACAACATCGGCCTGGGCGCCACGCGCGACGCCGGCCTGTTGAGGGAGATCGGCCGGGCCACCGCGCGCGCGGTGCGCGCCACTGGCATCCAGTGGACCTTTGCGCCCACGCTGGCGGTGGTGCGCGACGACCGCTGGGGCCGCACGTACGAAAGCTATGCCGAGGACCCGGCCGTGGTGGCGCGGCTGGGCGGCGCCTATGTGCGCGGACTGCAGGACGGGCTCGGCGGCGATGCCGCCATCCTGGCCACCGCCAAACATTTCATCGGCGACGGCGGCACCGCCCAGGGCAAGGACCAGGGCGTCAACGAGGCCAGCCAGGCCGAGATGCTGGCCATCCATGCGCAGGGTTATTACGCCGCGCTCGCGGCCGGCGCGCAGACCGTGATGGCCTCCTTCAACAGCTGGCACGACCGCGCCGCCGGCCAGGACTACGGCAAGCTGCATGGCAGCCAGGCGCTGCTGAGCGGCGTGCTGAAGCAGCAGATGGGCTTCGACGGCTTCATCGTCTCCGACTGGAACGGCATCGCCCAGCTGCCCGGCTGCAGCAATGCCAGCTGCCCCCAGGCCATCAATGCCGGTATCGACATGGTGATGGTGCCCGAGGACTGGCAGGCCTTCATCGCCAACACCGTGGCCCAGGTGCAGCGCGGCGAGATCCCGCTGGCACGCATCGACGATGCCGTCACGCGCATCCTGCGCGTCAAGCTGCGCGCCGGCCTGTTCGGCCAGGCGCCCCAGGACGGCCGTTATGCCGGCCGCACCGAGGCCTTGCAGGCGCGCGCCCTGGCGCGGCGCGCGGTGCGCGAATCCCTGGTGCTGCTGAAGAACGATGGCGGCGTGCTGCCGCTGGCGCGCCAGCGTCGCGTGCTGGTGGTGGGGCGGGCGGCCGACAGCCTGGAACAGCAGACCGGCGGCTGGACGCTGAGCTGGCAGGGCACCGGCAACCGCAACAGCGACTTTCCGGCGGGCGAGACGGTGCTGGCCGGCCTGCGCGCGGCGCTGGGCGAGGCGCGCGTGGTCTACAGCCCCGATGGCGCGGGCGTGAACCCGGCCGAGTTCGACGCCGTCGTCGCGGTGCTGGGCGAGACGCCTTATGCCGAGGGCAATGGCGACATCCCGCCCTCGGGCACGCTGCGCCACAGCGCCCGCCACCCCGAGGAGCTGCGCCTGCTGCAAGGCCTTGCGGGCCGGGGGCGGCCGGTGATCACGGTGTTCCTGTCCGGCCGGCCGCTCTACGTCAACGATCTGCTGAACCTCTCCGACGCCTTTGTCGCCGCCTGGCTGCCCGGTAGCGAGGGCGGCGGCATTGCCGATCTGCTGCTGCGCCGCGCGGACGGCCGGGTCGGCCATGACTTCAAGGGCCGCTTGCCCTTCTCGTGGCCGCGCGGCGCCTGCCAGACCCCGCTCAATGCAGGGGACGGCGGCCAGCCGCTGTTCGCGCTGGGCCATGGCCTGAGCTATGCGCGGCCGGCCCGGCTCGGCCAGCTGGCGCTCGATGCGCCGGCCAGCGGCGGTTGCGGTGCGCGCACCGAGATGGCGATCTTCGAGCGCGTCGCGCAGGCGCCCTACGAGCTGCTGGCCATCAGCCCGGGCCAGCGCTGGCCCACCCGCAAGCTCAGCGACGATCTCAACGGCACCGAGGAAATCCCGGCCGGCCGGCCCGAGCTGCTGGTCAGCACGGTGCAGATCAACACCCAGCAGGACGCCAAGCTGCTGCGCTGGCAGGGCCCGGCGCGGCTGGTGGCCTGGTCGGCCCAGCCGGCGCTGCTGAGCGCCTACCCGGACGCCGCGCTGCTGTTCGACCTCCGGCTCGCGCAGGCGCCCAGCGGCGCGGTGGGCCTGGGCATGGATTGCGGCGCGGGCTGCGGGGGCAAGTTCGGCCAGTTCGACCTGCGCCCGCTGCTGCGGCCGCTGGCGGTGGGCGATCGCCTCAGCCTGAAGATTCCGCTCGCCTGCTTTGCCGCCCTGGGGGTGGTGCTGGACCGCGTCGAGCAACCCTTCATGCTCAGCGCCGACGCACCCTTTGCCGCCGCCATCGCCCATATCCGCGTGCAGGCCGGCGCCGCCAGGCATGCCGACGCGCTGCGCTGCGAGCAACTCCAGCCCCTTCTGCCATGA
- a CDS encoding TonB-dependent receptor, translated as MKTHAKQPAQRRCATPPQVLPIAAACAGAVLLMGAAHAQQAPQQLETVVVTGIRSAIESSISVKRNADSIVEAVTAEDLGKLPDLSIAESLARLPGLAAQRVNGNAQVLSIRGMSPKYGVTLLNGREMVSSGSDRSVEFDQFPAELMGGATVYKTPDAALGAQGLSGTVNMQSIRPLNFRGRQGNLNARMEKNSNGEQIPGLSSQGKRLSASYVDQFADRTIGVALGYAHLDSPEQQQHYANWWWANTANTKSYPPDWCGGDCGLKGVDRDAVSLQGFEATAFSTNQVRNGLMGVFEYKPNDQLHTVLDLYYSNFSKKFVGREFQGEMNTWNGVTYHGTSYENFGGEKVTVGGAIDNIAGKLLSRRNQRDDTIKAIGLNNELKLGGWTTVADLSYSKADRDETTAEMYAGSSLPSGFTSTAISMTGFSQFVPSINWADPAVMSLQQFWGQMGAARHFKVSDELKSLRLSAKRELDWGAVHQFEGGFNYSERSKDYRAVKEAYDLKTGKTNLAFPNGILMAPATLGFGSIPAVANFDVQALLDTGLFSARADDLSSAPNREWGVREKVSTAFGKFSLEFNAGVPVRGNIGLQVVHAKQEGHGLAWIDNSTQPVSGGKSYTDVLPSLNLAADLGSNTMLRFGAARVLARPNMEDMRAGVTNISRATTGKGEWSASGGNPTLDPWRADAVDLALEKYYGKRSYISLAGFYKELKSTVYKQDILGYDFSGYPDPLKGDPRYPILTYTGKLNAMANGDGGYVRGTEFSAAIDGAKLSPMLDGFGAILSASFTKSSIHQNNDLSNPLEGLSGTVASWVLYYEKSGLQARVAQRYRSRYMAAVRNAWGDTSYTTIEPEHITDLQLGYGWDSGPLKGVSVLFQVNNVTNEAYRTMMTVSDNSGTVPNLLYPGTYEKYGRQYLLGVNYKF; from the coding sequence ATGAAGACCCACGCCAAGCAGCCGGCCCAGCGCCGCTGCGCCACCCCTCCGCAAGTCCTCCCGATCGCCGCGGCCTGCGCGGGCGCGGTGCTGTTGATGGGGGCGGCGCATGCGCAGCAGGCCCCGCAGCAACTGGAGACGGTGGTGGTGACGGGCATACGCTCGGCCATCGAGAGCTCGATCTCGGTCAAGCGCAATGCCGATTCGATCGTCGAAGCGGTCACCGCCGAGGACCTGGGCAAGCTGCCCGATCTGAGCATTGCCGAATCGCTGGCGCGCCTGCCGGGCCTGGCGGCCCAGCGCGTGAACGGCAATGCGCAGGTGCTGTCGATCCGCGGCATGTCGCCCAAGTACGGCGTGACCCTGCTGAACGGCCGCGAGATGGTCAGCTCGGGCTCGGACCGCTCGGTCGAGTTCGACCAGTTTCCCGCCGAGCTGATGGGGGGCGCCACCGTCTACAAGACCCCCGACGCGGCGCTGGGTGCGCAAGGCCTGTCGGGCACGGTCAATATGCAGTCGATCCGGCCGCTGAACTTCCGCGGCCGCCAGGGCAACCTGAATGCGCGCATGGAGAAGAACTCCAACGGCGAGCAGATCCCCGGCCTGAGCAGCCAGGGCAAGCGCCTGAGCGCCAGCTATGTGGACCAGTTTGCCGATCGCACCATCGGCGTCGCGCTGGGCTATGCGCACTTGGACAGCCCCGAGCAGCAGCAGCATTACGCCAACTGGTGGTGGGCCAATACCGCCAACACCAAGTCCTACCCGCCCGACTGGTGTGGCGGCGACTGCGGCCTCAAGGGTGTGGACCGCGACGCCGTCTCGCTGCAGGGTTTCGAGGCCACCGCCTTCTCCACCAACCAGGTGCGCAACGGCCTGATGGGCGTGTTCGAGTACAAGCCCAACGACCAGCTGCACACCGTGCTGGATCTGTACTACTCCAACTTCAGCAAGAAGTTTGTCGGGCGCGAGTTCCAGGGCGAGATGAACACCTGGAACGGCGTCACCTACCACGGCACCAGCTACGAGAACTTCGGCGGCGAGAAGGTCACGGTGGGGGGCGCGATCGACAACATCGCCGGCAAGCTGCTCTCGCGCCGCAACCAGCGCGACGACACCATCAAGGCGATCGGCCTGAACAACGAGCTCAAGCTGGGCGGCTGGACCACCGTGGCCGACCTGAGCTACTCCAAGGCCGACCGCGACGAGACCACCGCCGAGATGTATGCGGGCTCCAGCCTGCCCTCGGGCTTCACCAGCACGGCCATCTCGATGACCGGCTTCTCGCAGTTCGTGCCCAGCATCAACTGGGCCGATCCGGCGGTGATGAGCTTGCAGCAGTTCTGGGGCCAGATGGGCGCGGCGCGCCACTTCAAGGTCAGCGATGAACTCAAGAGCCTGCGCCTCTCGGCCAAGCGCGAGCTCGACTGGGGCGCGGTGCACCAGTTCGAGGGCGGCTTCAACTACAGCGAGCGCAGCAAGGACTATCGCGCCGTCAAGGAGGCCTACGACCTCAAGACCGGCAAGACCAATCTGGCCTTTCCGAACGGCATCCTGATGGCGCCGGCCACGCTGGGCTTCGGCAGCATTCCCGCGGTGGCCAACTTCGACGTGCAGGCGCTGCTGGACACCGGCCTGTTCAGCGCGCGCGCCGACGACCTCAGCAGCGCGCCCAATCGCGAGTGGGGCGTGCGCGAGAAGGTCAGCACCGCGTTTGGCAAGTTCAGCCTCGAGTTCAATGCCGGCGTGCCGGTGCGCGGCAATATCGGCCTGCAGGTCGTGCATGCCAAGCAGGAGGGTCATGGCCTGGCCTGGATTGACAACAGCACCCAGCCGGTGAGCGGCGGCAAGAGCTATACCGATGTGCTGCCCAGCCTGAACCTGGCGGCCGATCTGGGCAGCAACACCATGCTGCGCTTCGGCGCCGCCCGCGTGCTGGCGCGCCCGAACATGGAAGACATGCGCGCCGGCGTCACCAACATCAGCCGTGCCACCACCGGCAAGGGCGAATGGTCGGCCAGCGGCGGCAACCCCACGCTGGACCCCTGGCGCGCCGACGCGGTGGACCTGGCGCTGGAGAAGTACTACGGCAAGCGCAGCTACATCTCGCTGGCCGGCTTCTACAAGGAGCTGAAGTCCACCGTCTACAAGCAGGACATCCTGGGCTATGACTTCTCGGGCTATCCCGACCCGCTCAAGGGCGATCCGCGCTACCCGATCCTGACCTACACCGGCAAGCTCAACGCCATGGCCAACGGCGATGGCGGCTATGTGCGCGGCACCGAGTTCAGCGCCGCCATCGACGGCGCCAAGCTCAGCCCCATGCTGGACGGCTTCGGCGCGATCCTGTCGGCCTCCTTCACCAAGAGCAGCATCCACCAGAACAACGACCTCAGCAATCCGCTCGAGGGCCTCTCGGGCACGGTGGCGAGCTGGGTGCTTTACTACGAGAAGAGCGGCCTGCAGGCGCGTGTGGCGCAGCGCTATCGCTCGCGCTATATGGCGGCGGTGCGCAATGCCTGGGGCGATACCTCCTACACCACCATCGAACCCGAGCACATCACCGATCTGCAGCTGGGTTATGGCTGGGACAGCGGGCCGCTGAAGGGGGTGTCGGTGCTGTTCCAGGTCAACAACGTCACCAACGAGGCCTACCGCACCATGATGACGGTGTCGGACAACAGCGGCACCGTGCCCAATCTGCTCTACCCGGGCACCTACGAGAAGTACGGCCGCCAGTACCTGCTGGGCGTGAACTACAAGTTCTAA
- a CDS encoding response regulator transcription factor, with protein sequence MNLLLAEDDAILADALSAQLRRAGFVVEHAPNGAVAEYLLLKQNFNVAILDLGLPMVDGLTVLKRLRAARRQLPVLVLTALDSLDDRVAGLNAGADDYLTKPFDFPELEARLHALMRRGRPPTASAALGDLVFDRDTRRASVRGEPLELSPREAMLLDLLLSQRDHVVTKEQITQAWAQDGSDNSGTGSIEVYIHRLRRKLEQSGLAIRTVRGLGYLLENEAAAA encoded by the coding sequence ATGAACCTGCTGCTCGCCGAAGACGATGCCATCCTGGCCGATGCACTCTCGGCCCAGTTGCGCCGTGCCGGCTTTGTGGTGGAGCACGCACCCAATGGCGCGGTGGCCGAGTACCTGCTGCTGAAGCAGAACTTCAACGTCGCCATCCTCGACCTCGGCCTGCCCATGGTGGACGGGCTGACGGTGCTGAAGCGGCTGCGTGCGGCGCGCCGCCAGCTGCCGGTGCTGGTGCTGACCGCGCTGGACAGCCTGGACGACCGCGTGGCTGGGCTGAACGCTGGCGCCGACGACTACCTGACCAAGCCCTTCGACTTCCCCGAGCTGGAGGCGCGCCTGCATGCGCTGATGCGGCGCGGCCGCCCGCCCACCGCCAGCGCCGCGCTGGGTGACCTGGTGTTCGACCGCGACACGCGCCGCGCCTCGGTGCGCGGCGAGCCGCTGGAGCTGAGCCCGCGCGAGGCGATGCTGCTGGATCTGCTGCTGTCACAGCGCGACCATGTCGTCACCAAGGAGCAGATCACCCAGGCCTGGGCGCAGGACGGCTCGGACAACAGCGGCACCGGCTCGATCGAGGTCTATATCCATCGCCTGCGCCGCAAGCTTGAGCAGTCCGGCCTGGCGATACGCACGGTGCGCGGCCTGGGTTACCTGCTCGAGAACGAGGCCGCCGCGGCATGA